One stretch of Flavobacterium sp. 9 DNA includes these proteins:
- a CDS encoding thiopeptide-type bacteriocin biosynthesis protein: MSNKIKNRFFPGDEWLYYKIYCGYKVSDVLLTEIIKPFTEKLIKENYIKKWYFIRFNDPNYHIRFRLELTDKKNIGHIIHEFNNLLQEYIESKSVWSLQIDCYDREIERYGLNTMELAEEVFFNDSIEITNFLAGSKNEDTEIISESKPIFSLKLIDLYLTHFELSDSQKLSFMERLRDSFYKEFDINKDNKKQIEKVYNNHKESIYKQLLDTNNSIINTAIKKNIDKILKVTKQELTPENNVTYLISSFIHMSLNRLYYSNNRIHELVCYDVLWKFYKSKVSRNLQNQH; the protein is encoded by the coding sequence ATGAGTAACAAAATAAAAAATCGTTTTTTCCCAGGAGACGAATGGCTATATTATAAAATTTATTGTGGCTACAAAGTATCTGATGTTTTATTAACTGAAATCATTAAACCTTTCACAGAAAAGCTCATTAAGGAAAATTACATTAAGAAATGGTATTTTATAAGATTTAATGATCCAAATTATCACATTAGATTCCGACTTGAACTTACTGATAAAAAAAACATCGGACACATCATACATGAATTCAATAATCTATTGCAAGAGTATATCGAATCAAAATCTGTTTGGTCGCTACAAATAGATTGTTACGATAGAGAAATTGAACGATATGGATTAAATACAATGGAATTAGCAGAAGAAGTTTTTTTTAATGACAGTATCGAAATAACTAATTTTCTAGCTGGATCAAAAAACGAGGACACTGAAATTATTTCGGAATCTAAACCCATATTTAGTTTAAAACTAATAGACCTTTATTTGACTCATTTTGAATTATCTGATTCTCAAAAATTAAGTTTTATGGAAAGACTCAGAGATTCGTTTTACAAAGAGTTTGACATTAACAAAGACAATAAAAAACAAATTGAAAAAGTCTACAACAATCATAAAGAATCAATCTATAAGCAATTATTAGATACAAACAATTCTATAATAAATACTGCAATAAAAAAGAATATAGACAAAATTTTAAAAGTTACAAAGCAGGAATTAACACCCGAAAACAACGTGACTTATTTAATTTCAAGCTTTATCCATATGTCCCTTAACAGATTGTACTATTCTAATAATCGAATTCATGAATTAGTATGTTATGATGTTTTATGGAAATTCTACAAATCTAAAGTTAGCCGAAATCTTCAAAATCAACATTAG
- a CDS encoding nucleotidyltransferase domain-containing protein — protein sequence MKEALDKFLESWHNNNDVVGILLTGSHAIEMNHKTSDIDIRIFVTEGFKTTKGLMEIDGFKFSYLVRSHNIIESRFKKEFSMNSRFEATTISMGKIIFEKDGILSELQKLAHHYQGSDFIKRDIDDESLKSNIYLLYNYKNYLDTLEEDSPYFIYTYMSFMKISLNFYSHFLNFEIVSDLKTEKLFTNELFRDKCNWSKFPDEEFAILWQNCISTGKTNKHNITKMFNFLQDKVIKFNIKNHTFSWQE from the coding sequence ATGAAAGAAGCTCTTGACAAATTTTTAGAAAGTTGGCACAATAATAACGATGTTGTTGGAATACTTTTAACCGGAAGTCATGCAATTGAGATGAACCATAAAACTTCGGATATTGATATTCGAATATTCGTTACTGAAGGCTTTAAAACAACTAAAGGGTTAATGGAAATCGATGGATTCAAATTTTCATATTTGGTAAGAAGTCATAACATTATAGAAAGTAGATTTAAAAAAGAATTCTCCATGAATAGTAGATTTGAAGCAACTACAATCTCCATGGGTAAAATTATCTTTGAAAAAGACGGTATTCTTTCTGAATTACAAAAACTTGCTCACCACTATCAGGGAAGCGACTTTATCAAAAGAGATATTGATGATGAATCTCTAAAATCAAACATATATCTTTTATATAACTATAAGAATTACTTAGATACTCTAGAAGAAGATTCTCCTTATTTCATCTATACCTATATGTCATTTATGAAAATAAGCTTGAATTTCTATTCCCATTTTTTAAATTTTGAAATAGTTTCAGATCTAAAAACTGAAAAACTATTTACTAACGAGTTATTTAGAGACAAATGTAATTGGAGTAAATTTCCCGATGAAGAATTTGCAATACTTTGGCAAAACTGTATTTCAACAGGAAAAACCAATAAACATAATATTACTAAAATGTTTAATTTTCTACAAGATAAAGTCATAAAATTTAACATAAAAAACCACACATTTTCTTGGCAAGAATAG
- a CDS encoding DinB family protein: MNSVFEVQKTIREVLLKVLDNHSLEQLNKIPQGFTNNLIWNIAHCVASQQVLIYKLSGLPMLVSEEFVAKYRKGTKPEGDVSQAEVDEIRALLLSTLDQVQKDFANNIFVSYTEYPTSLGFILKNIDGALSFNNYHEGIHTGIIMSIRKFV; the protein is encoded by the coding sequence ATGAATTCAGTTTTTGAAGTACAAAAAACCATTAGAGAAGTTCTTTTGAAGGTTTTAGACAACCATTCATTAGAACAATTGAACAAAATCCCACAAGGATTTACAAATAATTTAATTTGGAATATTGCACATTGTGTCGCTTCACAACAGGTTTTAATCTACAAGTTATCAGGTTTACCAATGTTGGTTTCAGAAGAATTTGTTGCCAAATACAGAAAAGGAACCAAACCCGAAGGTGATGTTTCACAAGCCGAAGTTGATGAAATCAGAGCATTGCTTTTGTCGACTTTAGATCAGGTTCAAAAAGATTTCGCTAATAATATCTTTGTTTCATACACCGAATATCCAACAAGTTTAGGTTTTATACTCAAAAATATTGACGGCGCTTTGAGCTTCAATAATTACCACGAAGGAATCCATACCGGAATTATAATGAGTATTAGAAAGTTTGTTTAA
- the gmk gene encoding guanylate kinase — MNKGKLIVFSAPSGSGKTTIVRHLLGKEDLNLEFSISAASRDPRGEEEHGKDYYFISLEEFKKHIKAENFLEWEEVYRDNFYGTLKAEIERIWALGKNVIFDIDVAGGLRIKHKFPDQTLAVFVKPPSVDELKRRLKERSTETDDKINMRIAKASVELATAPQFDTIIKNYDLDTAKEEAYQLVKAFVNKD; from the coding sequence ATGAACAAAGGAAAATTAATTGTTTTCTCAGCACCTTCAGGATCGGGAAAAACAACTATAGTAAGACATTTACTTGGGAAAGAAGATTTAAACTTAGAATTTTCGATCTCAGCGGCTTCACGCGACCCACGCGGAGAAGAAGAACACGGAAAAGATTATTATTTTATTTCGTTAGAAGAATTCAAAAAACACATTAAAGCCGAGAATTTCCTGGAATGGGAAGAAGTTTATCGCGACAATTTTTACGGTACTCTAAAAGCCGAAATCGAACGCATCTGGGCTTTAGGAAAAAACGTGATTTTTGATATCGATGTTGCCGGTGGATTACGTATTAAACATAAATTCCCGGATCAAACTTTGGCTGTTTTTGTAAAACCTCCAAGTGTTGATGAATTAAAACGCCGACTAAAAGAACGTTCTACAGAAACTGATGACAAAATAAACATGCGTATCGCAAAAGCTTCTGTTGAATTAGCGACAGCCCCGCAATTTGACACAATCATCAAAAATTATGATTTGGATACTGCCAAAGAAGAAGCCTATCAATTGGTAAAAGCTTTTGTAAACAAAGACTAG
- a CDS encoding septal ring lytic transglycosylase RlpA family protein encodes MRNKKHIILTTLTITFLSCFTYVISQTKPVTESKPPQQDTVKTVRPNLIAIPTDSVFTDKGLKLKPYKKNAHASYYADRFNGKKTANGSRFSNSAYTAAHKKLPFGTRIKVTNEANGKFVIVKVTDRGPFVKTRELDLSKRAFMEITKSKGSGAMKVTIETIVE; translated from the coding sequence ATGAGAAATAAAAAACATATTATACTCACAACACTTACTATCACCTTTTTAAGCTGTTTTACTTATGTCATAAGTCAGACAAAACCAGTAACAGAATCTAAACCACCTCAACAGGATACGGTAAAAACTGTAAGACCAAACTTAATTGCAATACCTACAGATTCTGTTTTTACGGACAAAGGTTTAAAACTAAAACCATACAAGAAAAACGCACACGCCTCCTACTACGCTGATCGTTTTAATGGTAAAAAAACAGCAAACGGAAGCAGATTCAGTAACAGCGCATATACCGCTGCACACAAAAAACTTCCATTTGGAACGAGAATAAAAGTAACAAACGAAGCTAACGGAAAATTTGTAATCGTAAAGGTTACCGATCGTGGTCCGTTTGTTAAAACAAGAGAACTTGATTTATCTAAAAGAGCCTTTATGGAAATCACCAAAAGCAAAGGAAGCGGTGCCATGAAAGTGACAATAGAAACAATAGTAGAATAA
- a CDS encoding arsenate reductase family protein, giving the protein MNKIYYLASCDTCRKIIKSLPKDNNLVFHDIKQNPITEAELDEMYKLAGSYEALFSKKAQLYKSMDLKNKSLTEDDYKKYILEHYTFISRPVFIIDEKIYIGNTQPVTLQVQKALEK; this is encoded by the coding sequence ATGAACAAAATATACTACTTAGCTTCTTGCGATACGTGCCGAAAAATCATCAAAAGTCTTCCAAAAGACAATAACCTGGTTTTTCATGATATTAAACAAAACCCAATTACAGAAGCTGAACTTGACGAAATGTACAAGCTTGCCGGAAGTTATGAGGCTTTGTTTAGCAAGAAAGCACAGTTATACAAATCAATGGATTTAAAAAATAAATCCCTGACTGAGGATGATTATAAAAAATATATTCTGGAGCATTATACATTCATAAGCCGTCCGGTTTTTATCATTGATGAAAAAATCTACATTGGTAATACACAACCTGTGACTTTGCAGGTTCAAAAAGCTTTAGAGAAATAA
- a CDS encoding YicC/YloC family endoribonuclease: protein MIQSMTGFGKASLQLPTKKITVEVKSLNSKGLDLNVRMPSLYREMELGLRTQISTKLERGKIDFGIYIESTSEQTSTKVNVPVVKNYIAQLKEVYPDADETELMKMAVRMPDTLKTEREEIDENDWEQIQVIIEEALQNILTFRKDEGESLEKEFNLRIGNIRQYMNDALALDPERVQAIKDRLQTAISELQVNVDENRFEQELIYYLEKLDITEEKVRLTNHLDYFLETIKGTEANGRKLGFITQEMGREINTMGSKSNHAQMQKLVVMMKDELEKIKEQVLNVL from the coding sequence ATGATACAATCTATGACAGGGTTTGGCAAAGCTTCTTTGCAATTGCCTACAAAAAAAATTACCGTTGAAGTAAAATCCTTAAATAGTAAAGGTTTAGATTTAAACGTAAGAATGCCGTCGCTTTATCGCGAAATGGAATTAGGTTTAAGAACCCAAATCTCTACGAAACTTGAAAGAGGAAAAATTGATTTCGGAATTTACATCGAAAGTACTTCTGAACAAACATCAACTAAAGTAAATGTTCCTGTTGTAAAAAACTATATCGCTCAGCTTAAAGAAGTTTATCCTGATGCCGATGAAACTGAATTAATGAAAATGGCCGTTCGTATGCCTGATACGCTAAAAACGGAACGTGAGGAAATCGATGAAAACGATTGGGAACAAATTCAGGTTATAATTGAAGAAGCACTTCAAAACATCTTAACTTTTAGAAAAGACGAAGGTGAATCTCTTGAAAAAGAATTCAACTTAAGAATTGGAAATATCCGCCAATATATGAATGACGCTTTGGCTCTTGATCCGGAACGTGTTCAGGCTATAAAAGATCGTTTGCAAACTGCTATTTCGGAATTACAAGTTAATGTTGATGAAAATCGTTTTGAACAAGAACTAATTTATTATTTAGAGAAACTAGATATTACCGAAGAGAAAGTTCGTTTGACAAATCACTTAGACTATTTCTTAGAAACCATAAAAGGTACTGAGGCTAATGGTCGTAAACTTGGTTTTATAACTCAGGAAATGGGTCGCGAGATCAATACAATGGGTTCAAAATCAAATCATGCTCAAATGCAGAAGTTGGTTGTAATGATGAAAGATGAATTGGAGAAGATTAAGGAACAGGTTTTGAATGTTTTGTAA
- a CDS encoding lanthionine synthetase LanC family protein, whose protein sequence is MDLIESKIHLINDQITSNFQKINEIGVLAGLCGLALFNFHYSRTFNKESSIGNTILEKCILKINDGYTKPTYCNGIIGFAWVINHLIKEKLIDDNNSEVLYEIDDYNHEWIDFSVKDNNFDFFHGTIGYLNYSIDRYTALTNSKDLEKIEKSITLVLGYLSELLPEIEIYPNGSKKSDIKMSFQNNVIFGLAHGISSIIFILNKISTIPKFNLKSQLLSDQYLAYLLKYKDDTNSCISLFPNFLSQKGVVKYQSALTWCSGDLGIGINLLNTSVRYNHKENYKTVGIEILEHGLHRTTLDKSLLKTDCLCHGYFGAYKIFSDAYKTTKKEDFLKASNYWLDLGLKNITINNDSDLTILNGLSGIGLTLLDIYSSKKLNWEECLFL, encoded by the coding sequence ATGGACTTAATAGAGTCAAAAATTCATTTAATTAATGATCAAATTACGTCTAACTTTCAAAAAATAAACGAAATTGGGGTTCTGGCAGGTTTATGTGGTTTGGCTCTGTTTAATTTTCATTACTCCAGAACTTTTAATAAAGAAAGCAGCATTGGCAATACTATCTTAGAAAAATGTATCCTAAAAATCAATGACGGATATACAAAACCAACTTACTGTAACGGAATAATTGGTTTTGCCTGGGTAATAAACCATCTAATAAAAGAAAAATTGATAGATGATAATAATAGTGAAGTTCTTTATGAGATCGACGATTATAATCATGAATGGATAGATTTTTCAGTAAAAGACAACAATTTTGATTTTTTCCACGGTACAATAGGATATCTCAATTATTCCATTGATCGCTATACTGCTTTGACCAACTCTAAAGACTTAGAAAAAATTGAAAAATCAATTACGCTTGTATTAGGATATTTATCAGAATTACTTCCGGAAATAGAGATATATCCTAATGGTTCAAAAAAGTCTGATATAAAAATGAGTTTCCAAAATAATGTAATTTTTGGCTTAGCGCATGGGATTTCAAGTATTATATTCATTCTTAATAAAATCTCTACAATCCCAAAATTTAATTTAAAATCGCAATTATTATCAGATCAATATCTTGCATATTTATTAAAATATAAAGATGACACAAATTCCTGTATATCACTTTTTCCAAATTTTTTGAGTCAAAAAGGAGTTGTAAAATACCAAAGTGCGCTTACATGGTGCTCAGGAGATCTTGGCATAGGTATTAATTTACTAAACACATCTGTCCGTTATAATCATAAGGAAAATTATAAAACAGTCGGGATCGAAATTTTAGAACATGGCTTACATCGAACTACTTTAGATAAATCTCTGCTAAAAACAGATTGTCTCTGTCATGGTTACTTTGGAGCCTATAAAATTTTCTCAGACGCATATAAAACCACAAAAAAAGAAGATTTCCTTAAAGCCAGCAATTACTGGCTAGATCTGGGGCTAAAAAACATTACAATAAATAATGATTCTGATTTGACTATTTTAAATGGTTTATCAGGTATCGGCCTAACCTTATTAGACATTTACAGTTCAAAAAAACTTAATTGGGAAGAATGTTTATTCTTATGA
- a CDS encoding DoxX family protein: protein MINLFEIKRNENYLSIIILIIRIAIATLMISHGLSKLNMILAGGKIDFPDPLGVGNTASLALTVFAEVLCSFFIFIGLATRLATLPLIITMLVAVFVIHGADPIDVKEMGILYLLFYVLLLVTGSGKFSVDNLISKKNRY, encoded by the coding sequence ATGATTAATTTATTTGAAATAAAAAGAAACGAGAATTATCTGAGCATTATTATTCTTATCATTAGAATAGCTATTGCAACATTAATGATTTCTCACGGATTATCTAAACTGAATATGATTTTAGCCGGAGGCAAAATTGATTTTCCAGATCCGCTTGGCGTAGGAAACACAGCGTCTTTAGCTCTTACTGTTTTTGCAGAAGTACTATGTTCTTTCTTTATTTTTATTGGTCTTGCCACAAGATTAGCTACTTTGCCACTAATTATTACAATGTTAGTCGCCGTATTTGTTATTCATGGTGCTGACCCAATCGACGTTAAAGAAATGGGAATTCTATATTTGTTATTTTATGTACTTCTTTTGGTTACCGGAAGTGGTAAATTCTCAGTTGACAATTTAATTTCAAAAAAGAATCGTTACTAA
- the nadD gene encoding nicotinate (nicotinamide) nucleotide adenylyltransferase gives MKIGLYFGTYNPIHVGHLIIANHMAEFADLDQIWMVVTPHNPLKKKATLLDDHQRLEMVFLATEDYPKIKPSDIEFKLPQPNYTVNTLVHLHEKYPTHDFSLIMGEDNLKTLHKWKNYEVLLDHYDIYVYPRISDEEENIELKSHPKVHVIDAPIVEISSTFIRNSIKEGKNIQPLLPPKVWEYIDHNNFYKK, from the coding sequence ATGAAGATAGGCCTTTATTTCGGAACTTATAATCCCATTCATGTTGGCCACTTAATCATTGCCAATCATATGGCTGAGTTTGCCGATTTAGATCAAATTTGGATGGTCGTTACGCCACATAATCCGCTTAAAAAGAAAGCTACTTTATTAGACGATCACCAACGTTTGGAAATGGTTTTTCTGGCAACAGAAGATTATCCAAAAATTAAACCTTCGGATATTGAATTCAAATTACCGCAGCCTAATTATACCGTAAACACGTTGGTTCATTTGCATGAAAAATATCCAACTCATGACTTTTCATTAATAATGGGTGAAGACAATTTGAAAACGCTTCATAAATGGAAAAACTACGAAGTACTTTTAGATCATTATGATATTTATGTTTACCCAAGAATTTCTGATGAAGAGGAAAATATCGAATTAAAATCGCATCCAAAAGTTCATGTTATTGATGCGCCAATTGTAGAGATTTCTTCAACTTTTATTCGAAATAGTATTAAAGAAGGCAAAAATATTCAACCACTTTTACCTCCAAAAGTTTGGGAATATATTGACCACAATAATTTTTATAAGAAATAA
- a CDS encoding lantibiotic dehydratase family protein, which translates to MSHFPYKLFSNYILRTPLYPISDLSSFLDEINEDDSIFKKKFSDSLIQEAIFISSPSLYEILKKWLDGEITDSKKIEKLKTSLLKYLTRMSSRCTPFGLCAGYSLGEFSDESNVLISNISKHKKYTKLDMFYLVSLTSNLIKNEKIRNNVRFYTNSTLYSYQNELRYIEYRYYGLKRSHEIVSAEKSEIIDFVLNFSKQGCLITEIAHQIVKKYLDVEYQEALDFINQLIDNQLLLSELEPILIGLDYFIHLRTIIANIEDIDEIKSVIEEVAYKIEKLDVNIESNISDYNEIATLLLKLNTRFEPKYLFQTDLKIAVEKNTLDKKIIKDIREGIMILNHLSPNTTNYYLQNFKKKFIEKFGESEIPLSIALDSDLGISYKENTYYNILPDESFINHIVLNKKSATDDIRLNKIDLHLHEKILECYKKDSLSIVLDKNELPLSNNKWDDLSETMSFLTEFIITDNKQKIFINGGGSSTGANLSGRFSLADPEINDLCKQITEVDKKNNPNVIIADISHLFEARTGNIASRSSFYDYEIPYLSKSIKELDNQIPISDLAVSISQYGEIILRSISKNKTVLPRLINAHVFSNNSTPIYHFLSDLQTQGKRTGIFIDMNNLSKIFKYIPRIEYKNIIFKKANWIFTQKDISVFFKKVPFNQLKNDIQNFRTEWKIPRYINIIEGDNELMVDLENSRSFAMMLDIILKKDKITFEEFLFFDENQIVKRGESNFTNQIIFSIYKNHTN; encoded by the coding sequence ATGAGTCATTTCCCTTATAAATTATTTTCCAACTATATTTTAAGAACACCTTTATATCCAATATCTGACTTATCTTCTTTTTTAGATGAAATAAACGAAGATGATTCTATTTTTAAGAAAAAATTCAGCGATAGTTTGATCCAAGAAGCCATTTTTATATCTTCTCCCAGTTTATATGAAATTTTAAAAAAATGGCTGGATGGCGAAATAACCGACAGCAAAAAAATTGAAAAATTAAAAACCTCACTTCTCAAATATCTAACTCGTATGTCTTCGAGATGTACACCTTTTGGCCTTTGCGCAGGATATTCACTCGGCGAATTTTCAGATGAAAGTAACGTTTTGATTAGCAATATTAGCAAGCATAAAAAATATACAAAACTTGACATGTTTTATTTAGTTTCTTTAACTTCTAACTTAATTAAAAATGAGAAGATCAGAAACAATGTCCGTTTTTACACAAACTCAACCTTATATTCATACCAGAATGAATTAAGATATATTGAATACAGATATTACGGTTTAAAAAGAAGTCATGAAATTGTTTCGGCCGAAAAATCAGAAATAATTGATTTTGTACTTAATTTTTCAAAACAAGGATGTTTAATCACAGAAATTGCACATCAGATTGTAAAAAAATATTTAGATGTTGAATATCAAGAAGCTTTAGATTTTATAAATCAATTAATAGACAACCAATTATTGCTAAGCGAGCTAGAACCAATACTAATAGGATTGGATTATTTTATCCATTTACGAACAATAATAGCCAACATCGAAGATATAGATGAAATAAAAAGTGTAATTGAAGAGGTTGCTTATAAAATCGAAAAATTAGATGTAAATATTGAAAGCAACATTTCTGATTATAATGAAATAGCCACACTTTTACTTAAACTCAATACCAGATTTGAACCAAAATATCTATTTCAAACTGATTTAAAGATTGCAGTCGAAAAAAATACACTAGATAAAAAAATTATAAAAGATATTAGAGAAGGAATTATGATATTAAATCATTTATCTCCTAATACAACGAACTATTATTTACAAAATTTTAAAAAAAAATTTATTGAAAAATTTGGAGAATCTGAAATCCCGCTATCAATAGCCTTAGATTCAGATTTAGGAATTTCATATAAAGAAAACACATATTATAATATTCTTCCAGACGAATCCTTTATCAATCACATTGTATTAAACAAAAAAAGTGCAACTGATGACATAAGGCTAAATAAAATCGATTTACACCTGCATGAAAAGATCTTGGAGTGCTATAAAAAAGATAGCTTAAGCATCGTTTTGGATAAAAATGAATTACCTCTAAGTAATAACAAATGGGATGATCTTTCAGAGACAATGTCTTTCCTTACGGAATTTATAATTACAGACAACAAACAAAAGATATTCATAAATGGAGGCGGAAGTTCAACTGGAGCAAATCTCTCCGGAAGATTTTCTTTGGCCGATCCTGAGATTAATGACCTTTGCAAACAAATAACCGAGGTTGATAAAAAAAACAACCCAAATGTTATTATAGCTGACATTAGTCATCTATTCGAAGCAAGAACCGGAAACATAGCCTCAAGATCAAGTTTTTATGATTACGAAATACCCTATCTTTCCAAATCAATTAAGGAACTTGATAATCAAATACCTATTAGCGACCTGGCAGTATCGATCAGCCAATATGGCGAAATTATCCTTCGTTCGATTTCTAAAAACAAAACCGTTCTGCCTAGATTAATAAACGCTCATGTATTCAGCAATAATAGTACTCCAATTTATCATTTCTTGTCTGATTTACAAACACAAGGTAAAAGAACAGGAATATTTATAGATATGAATAATCTTTCAAAAATCTTCAAATATATACCAAGAATAGAATATAAAAATATCATATTTAAAAAAGCAAATTGGATTTTTACTCAAAAAGATATTTCCGTGTTCTTTAAGAAAGTTCCTTTCAATCAATTAAAAAATGACATACAAAACTTTAGAACCGAATGGAAAATTCCTAGATATATAAATATAATCGAAGGAGATAACGAACTTATGGTTGATCTTGAAAACAGTAGATCATTTGCCATGATGCTAGACATCATTCTAAAAAAAGACAAAATCACTTTTGAAGAATTTCTATTCTTCGATGAAAATCAAATAGTAAAAAGAGGAGAAAGTAATTTCACCAATCAGATAATCTTTTCAATTTATAAAAATCACACAAATTAA